Genomic window (Neurospora crassa OR74A linkage group VI, whole genome shotgun sequence):
CAGAGAAGGGATACAGTGAACAAGGTAAGGGCTTACAGTTCAAGAGCAGACAAAtacacaaacacacacacgcacaagACTCGCTCATGCTAACACAGCCCCACCTTCAAAAAGACAGCTCCAGCCAGCAGCCGCCCCCAAAGCAACAAATGATCGGTTACGCCCGCCTGATAACCGACTACGTAACCTTTGGCTACCTAACCGACGTCTATGTGCTGCCCGCGTACCAATGCAAAGGGCTCGGCGCCTGGATGATGGAGTGTCTCAATGAGGCGGTGGAGCAGTGGCCCGAGCTGAGGCGGGTCATGCTGTTCACGGGCGACGCGTACGCCGCGAAGCTATATGAGAGGACGCTGGGGATGAAGGATACGAAGGAGAGTGGGGGAAAGTTGATAATCATGCAGAGGAGGGGGCTGGGGGCCGTAGCGAGGAAGATGGGAGATTAAGTCAGTACGGAAAGGGAGACACAAGAAGGATTTGGTTCAATGGTGGTATATCATGAGACAAACGAGTTAGTCATGTCATCTGAGTTTGGTATGTGCAGCAGGCAGGTAGGTCGGCAGACGTTGATTGGTTACTGGGAATCTTATCTTGAACAGAAAATAACGGGAAAAGAAATTTCACGCCTTCGCTGTTGCTGGTCCCGTCTTCTTGTACGCCCCGCCGTTTTGCCTCCTCAGCTCAATGGCACGCTTATACGGGGGTGCCGTGGGTGGCTGAACCGGGTCGAGTGAGACGTGGTCATCTGGGAGCTTGTAGGACGCATCCGAGTCGAAAGCGGACAAATCGCCACAGGCGACAAAGGGGGCCACCCATCGAATATCCTTCAGGGGCTCGTTGGTGAGGTCCTCCACCTCGACGTCGTAGATGCCATCCTTATCTGCTGGCGTCTGAGTGGCActctttgttgttggttcCTCCTTGGCTTGCTTCTCGGCCAACATCTCGGCAAGCTTGTTGCCGACGCCAAGAGGTTCTTCGAGGTTGGCTGTGAAACCCTCAGGAGGCTGGAAGTTGATGCAGACGATGAAGGCCTCGACACTGCTGGCGCGCGAAGAGCGGGGCTTGGCGACGTAAACCTTTTCGAAGAAGACCTTCAGCTGGGCGTAGAGAAGGTCGACGTTGCGGCCCCGGAAGATCTTGGCGACGAACTTGCCGCCAGGCTTGAGGACGCAGAGGGCGAGGTTGAGGGCTGCGAAGAGGAGCTGTGACTGGACGTAGATGTCAAGATCATGCAGGCCTGTGACGTCGGGCGCACCATCGCTGATGACCAGATCCACTGGGTGTGAGGCTTGCGGGTTCATGGTGCTTGGGTCGAAATCGGGGTCCAACGCCTTAAGCAAAAGCGGAACGGTGGCGGGATGTGTGATGTCGGCTCGGAGAGTGATGATTCCTGGCAGAGGGCTGATGGGCTGCAAGTCGATGGACACAATCTTGACCTGTTCCCTGGGAGCCGGCGTGCTCTCCTGAGTCGCCTGCACCCTCTGAACCTCATCCTGAGCGTCTTGCTTCTCGGGA
Coding sequences:
- a CDS encoding GNAT family N-acetyltransferase; this translates as MTPKDHIRSWTREVDNTIYTYSTDPNLVDLAALNTALASDTVWWGRDLPEEALKRMVEHSYNFALYVTEKGYSEQDSSSQQPPPKQQMIGYARLITDYVTFGYLTDVYVLPAYQCKGLGAWMMECLNEAVEQWPELRRVMLFTGDAYAAKLYERTLGMKDTKESGGKLIIMQRRGLGAVARKMGD
- a CDS encoding tRNA (uridine-2'-O-)-methyltransferase TRM7; the encoded protein is MGKSSKDKRDAYYRLAKEQGWRARSAFKLLQLDEEFNLFENVTRVVDLCAAPGSWSQVLSRVLIKGEKFGRCAWQDREAKFRQQMLNVFPEKQDAQDEVQRVQATQESTPAPREQVKIVSIDLQPISPLPGIITLRADITHPATVPLLLKALDPDFDPSTMNPQASHPVDLVISDGAPDVTGLHDLDIYVQSQLLFAALNLALCVLKPGGKFVAKIFRGRNVDLLYAQLKVFFEKVYVAKPRSSRASSVEAFIVCINFQPPEGFTANLEEPLGVGNKLAEMLAEKQAKEEPTTKSATQTPADKDGIYDVEVEDLTNEPLKDIRWVAPFVACGDLSAFDSDASYKLPDDHVSLDPVQPPTAPPYKRAIELRRQNGGAYKKTGPATAKA